The sequence GCGTTGCTGCAACTGGGGACGATGTTTCTGAATCCAGAAGAACAGGTCCTTTCCTGAGATCTCCCCCGGCATTTTCAGGTCGGTCACGACCAGATCGACCGTCTCTCGTTCGAGCGCTGCCAGGGCTTCTTGTCCGGAACGAGCCGTCAAGACAGAGAACAGTTTGCCTTTCAGGATCTCCTGTTCCAATTCGAGGACGGCTTCTTCGTCGTCCACCAACAAGATGCGGGCGCCGGCCGGGACTTCCTGGAGGGAGGAAGCCGCTGCCGCGACGGGTTTGGCACCGCCGGTAAGAATGGGCAGCCTGACGCGAAACAGGGCGCCCGCAGGCTTGCGGTTTTCGGCGGAAATTTCCCCGCCGTGTTCGCCCACGATGCCGTAGCAGATGCTCAGGCCGAGGCCGGTCCCCTTGCCCACCGCCTTGGTGGTGTAGAAGGGGTCAAAGACCTTGGAAGGATCCTTGATCCCCGGACCGTTGTCGGCAAATTCGACGATGATGTGGCCGTCACGAGAGAAGGTGCGGATTTCTATTTTGCCCTTTCCGTTTTGCTTCTGCTGGATGGCATCGCAAGCGTTGTTGAGGATATTGAGAAAGACCTGCTGAAGCTGGTGAGGGTCGCCGGTGGTGGCGGGGAGTTTAGCTTCCAGTTGCCGGTCCACCTGCACGTTGTTTAACTTGAGGTCATATTCGCGGAGAGTGATGGTGTCTTCGATGACGCGGTTGATATCCACCAGGTGGCGTTCGAGCTTGGACTGGCGGGCAAAGCTGAGCAAGTTCTGGACAATGCGGTGGGTGCGCTGCGCCTGGCGCAGCAGCTTTTCCGTGTATTCGTTGGCCTTGGGTCCCACCTCGGGATTGTTCTGCAGGAGCTGGCTGTAACCCAGGATAGCGGTCAGCGGATTATTCAATTCATGGGCCACGCCGCTGATGAGCTGGCCGACAGCAGCCATCTTTTCGCTTTGCAGCAACTGTTCCTGGGTATGCCGCAGATCATCGTAGGCACGGAGAGTTTCTTCATAGAGACGGATTTTCTCCACGGCAGCGGCAATCTGGTTGGCGACTGCGGTTAGCAGGCTGAGGTCAGCTGGCGAAAACTCTCGCACCGAGCGGCTGCCCACCGCCAGGCCGCCGACGATTCTATCCTTCGACCAGAGAATTACCAGGAAAGTCGTATGCAAGCCTTCCTTGTCCATAATTTCCCGGAAAATGGGCGGGACGAAGGGGAGGTGCTGCATGGTCAGGACGTTCGTGTGCGCTCTGGTGAGGTGATCGAGGAGGTCCGGCGGCAGGCGCAAGGGCGGGAAGCGATGAGCAAATTCGGAGCGGAGTCCGAGAACCGCCTTGCGCTCCAGGAGAGCAGTGCCGGGAGGCATCAAATAGATGGCCCCCGTGTCCATGGAAAAGAGCTCGACCACCTGGCGGAGCACTTTGCCTAGAATTTCATCGAGGTCGAGCGACTGGGAGAGAGTGCTGGCGATGGAGTTGAGAGCCGAAAGCTCGCGGTTGCGCCGGCGGATTTCTTCGGCGGTGCGTTTCTGTTCGGTCACGTCGAGGACAAAGCCCTGGTATTCGACGATGTTTCCTGAGACGTCGCGGACGGCGAAGCTGGATTCCGACAGGGCGATGAGTTCGCCCGTCTTCTTCCTCACGTCCAGTTCGTAGCCCATGACGTTGCCCTTTTCGGCGAGGAGCTTCTTCAATGCCTCGCGCTGTTCAGGGCGAACGTAGAGCTGGTTCACAATGTCCACGGCGAGGAGTTCTTCCCGGCGGGTGTAACCGAGCATCCGCATGAAGGCCTCGTTGAAATCAACGAAGCGTCCGGCCGGGGTCGAAATGAATACACCTTCCTGGACATTGTGAAAGAGGTTCAGGTAGCGCTCTTCCATCCCCTTGCGATCGGAAATATCGCGGAGGACATGAACAAACTCGTTCTGGCCTTCCTTGTCGGCCAGCCGCGATGTCGAAACGAGGAAGTGACCGCCAAGGGCAGCTTCGTGGATTTCCTCGCCGGCGTCGAGGGCCATGCAAAAACGGCAGGCTGCCTTGCGGCCCGTGCCGAATACTTCCGAGATATCTCTGCCGACGATTTTCGACGGAGTCCGGCCTATGCGCTCGCCAAAGGCGCGATTGATTCGCCGAATGACGTTCTGGCTGTCGTGGACCAAGATCGGATCCTGGATGGAGTCGAAGGTATTCATCCATTGCAGTTGAGCATTGACCACCTGGCTGAACAAGCGAGCGTTCTCCACCATGACCCCGATCTGATTGGCCACCGAGTGGAGGAAGTCGATCTCCTCCGTCGTAAAAACATAGGCATCGATCGAGGCAATGCCAAGAAGACCGAGGGCTCGGTCCTTGGCGCGCAATCCGACCACAAGAGCGGAGTGAACGCCAGCCTCGCCGAGGATCTGCCGGAGCGGCGTCGGAGTGGAGTCGTCGAAATAAACGGCGAGGGGACGGTCCCGCTCCATGGCCTGGGCGATGGGGTCGGAAAAGGGAATGGCACGGCGTCGCTGCATAAAGCTTTCCGGGAACCCGCGCCAGACGCGGGCCACCAAGGCCCGTTCCGGACTTTCTTCGACCAGGCGGATGATGCCATGCTTGAAGGCCATGGTTTCTAAAATCTGGTCGAGGCTGTTGCGGAGCATCTCATCCAGATAAAGGGACTGACTGGCGACGGCGGTAATGCTGTTGATGCGATTCAGCTTGCGGTTGAGACGCTCGGCCCGGGCGCGGGCATCGTCGAGCACGAGGACTGCCATGCCGACGCCCAGAGCCACCTCCAACCAGCCATTGATCGAGACGCGCAAGAGCAGTCCGGTCTGTTCCGACCAGAACTGCGAGTCCACCATATGAATCCCATGGAGAGAAAAGGCGGCGGCTAAAATCTTGTCGCCCAGATTGGCGCTGCCCCATTTGCGCCAGGCCAGGAGAGAGCCAGCAAGC comes from Candidatus Acidiferrales bacterium and encodes:
- a CDS encoding PAS domain S-box protein; translation: MAQQGLLAVYFSEASAIFVLLLTLILLFRSYRERYFAAWIFGWLIYFAYSLFALLNYWQPRPLWLLLARIGFFAGTLLLLYAVIEYLGYRRFAFVVPAFAVIGAVWSLLQAEYLADRFWAATVTTLLHMALFLLAGSLLAWRKWGSANLGDKILAAAFSLHGIHMVDSQFWSEQTGLLLRVSINGWLEVALGVGMAVLVLDDARARAERLNRKLNRINSITAVASQSLYLDEMLRNSLDQILETMAFKHGIIRLVEESPERALVARVWRGFPESFMQRRRAIPFSDPIAQAMERDRPLAVYFDDSTPTPLRQILGEAGVHSALVVGLRAKDRALGLLGIASIDAYVFTTEEIDFLHSVANQIGVMVENARLFSQVVNAQLQWMNTFDSIQDPILVHDSQNVIRRINRAFGERIGRTPSKIVGRDISEVFGTGRKAACRFCMALDAGEEIHEAALGGHFLVSTSRLADKEGQNEFVHVLRDISDRKGMEERYLNLFHNVQEGVFISTPAGRFVDFNEAFMRMLGYTRREELLAVDIVNQLYVRPEQREALKKLLAEKGNVMGYELDVRKKTGELIALSESSFAVRDVSGNIVEYQGFVLDVTEQKRTAEEIRRRNRELSALNSIASTLSQSLDLDEILGKVLRQVVELFSMDTGAIYLMPPGTALLERKAVLGLRSEFAHRFPPLRLPPDLLDHLTRAHTNVLTMQHLPFVPPIFREIMDKEGLHTTFLVILWSKDRIVGGLAVGSRSVREFSPADLSLLTAVANQIAAAVEKIRLYEETLRAYDDLRHTQEQLLQSEKMAAVGQLISGVAHELNNPLTAILGYSQLLQNNPEVGPKANEYTEKLLRQAQRTHRIVQNLLSFARQSKLERHLVDINRVIEDTITLREYDLKLNNVQVDRQLEAKLPATTGDPHQLQQVFLNILNNACDAIQQKQNGKGKIEIRTFSRDGHIIVEFADNGPGIKDPSKVFDPFYTTKAVGKGTGLGLSICYGIVGEHGGEISAENRKPAGALFRVRLPILTGGAKPVAAAASSLQEVPAGARILLVDDEEAVLELEQEILKGKLFSVLTARSGQEALAALERETVDLVVTDLKMPGEISGKDLFFWIQKHRPQLQQRFVLTMSDARQDEVRSLVEEHHIHYIQKPFNVTEFLAVVQRSLASPLEPAPAH